The genomic region GCCTCCTGGATGCCCTTGTCGACCGAGGGGATGAACTCCTTGGGGATGACACCGCCGACGATCTTGTTCTCGAACTGGTAACCCGTGCCGGAAGGCAGCGGCTCCATGTTGATGACGCAGTGACCGTACTGGCCGTGGCCACCCGTCTGGCGGACGAACTTGCCCTCGACGTTCTGGACGGCCTTGCCGGCGGTCTCGCGATAGGCGACCTGGGGCTTGCCAACGTTAGCGTCGATCTTGAACTCGCGCAGCAGACGGTCGACGATGATCTCGAGGTGCAGCTCGCCCATGCCGGCGATGATGGTCTGACCCGTCTCCGGGTCGGTGTGCACCTTGAAGGTCGGGTCCTCCTCGGCGAGCTTCATGAGGGCAAGCTCGAGCTTCGTCTGCTCGTCCTTGCTCTTCGGCTCGACGGCGACGTCGATAACGGGCTCGGGGAACACCATGGACTCGAGGATGATGGGCGAGTTCTCGTCAGACAGCGTGTCGCCGGTCGTGACGTTCTTCATGCCCACGGCAGCGACGATGTCGCCAGCGGAGCAGCCGTCCTTGTCGATACGCTCGTTGGCGTTCATCTCAAGGATGCGGCCAACGCGCTCGCGGCTGTCCTTCGAGGAGTTCAGAACATACGAGCCGTTCTCGAGCTTGCCGGAGTAGACGCGGAAGTACGTCAGCTTGCCGACGAACGGATCCGTCTGGATCTTGAACGCGAGGGCAGCGAAGGGCTCCTTCTCGGAAGGCTTGCGCTCGATCTCGGCGTCCGTCTTGGGATCGGTGCCCTTGACAGGCGGGCAGTCCAGCGGGCTGGGCAGGTAGTCCACAACAGCGTCGAGCAGCTCCTGCACACCCTTGTTCTTGTAGGACGAGCCCACGAGAACGGGGTGAAGCTTGCAGGCGATCGTGCCCTTACGGATGGCGGCCTTGAGCTTGTCGACCGGGATCTCCTGCTCCTCGAGGATCATCTCCATGAGCTCGTCGTCGAAGTTCGCAGCCTCGTCGAGCAGCTCCTGGTGGTGAAGAGCGGCTTCCTCGGCGAACTCGGCCGGGATCTCGGCCATGGGCTCGGGGTACGTCATGCCCTTCTCGTCGGCCTTGAAGTCCCACGCCGTCATGGTGACAAGGTCGATGAGGCCCCAGAAGTTGTCCTCGGCGCCCATCGGCATCTGGATAGCGATGGCCGGGGCGTCGAGACGATCGTGCATCGTCTCGATGGCGGCGAAGAAGTCGGCGCCGATGCGGTCGTACTTGTTCATGTACGCGATGCGCGGGACGCCGTAGCTCTCGGCCTGACGCCACACCGTCTCGGACTGCGGCTGGACGCCGGCGACCGAGTCGAACACGGCGACAGCGCCGTCAAGGACGCGCAGCGAGCGCTCGACCTCGACGGTGAAGTCCACGTGGCCGGGCGTGTCGATGATCTGGATGCGGTAGTCCTTGCCATCCTTCTTCCAGTAGCACGTCGTGGCGGCGGACTGAATCGTCACGCCACGCTCCTGCTCCTGGATCATCCAGTCCATCTTGGCCGCGCCGTCGTGCACCTCACCGATCTTGTGCGTCTTACCGGTGTAGTAGAGGATGCGCTCCGTCGTGGTCGTCTTGCCCGCGTCGATGTGGGCCATGATGCCGATATTGCGGGTATCAGCAAGATTGAGTTTCTTGGTGGCCATACGGTATCTCTCCTTGGTATTGGTGCGAGAAGGAAAAATGCGGGTCAGCTGGCGTCACATCTGGCGCCAGAGACGCATGGCTTACCAGCGGTAGTGCGAGAAGGCGCG from Coriobacteriia bacterium harbors:
- the fusA gene encoding elongation factor G, which translates into the protein MATKKLNLADTRNIGIMAHIDAGKTTTTERILYYTGKTHKIGEVHDGAAKMDWMIQEQERGVTIQSAATTCYWKKDGKDYRIQIIDTPGHVDFTVEVERSLRVLDGAVAVFDSVAGVQPQSETVWRQAESYGVPRIAYMNKYDRIGADFFAAIETMHDRLDAPAIAIQMPMGAEDNFWGLIDLVTMTAWDFKADEKGMTYPEPMAEIPAEFAEEAALHHQELLDEAANFDDELMEMILEEQEIPVDKLKAAIRKGTIACKLHPVLVGSSYKNKGVQELLDAVVDYLPSPLDCPPVKGTDPKTDAEIERKPSEKEPFAALAFKIQTDPFVGKLTYFRVYSGKLENGSYVLNSSKDSRERVGRILEMNANERIDKDGCSAGDIVAAVGMKNVTTGDTLSDENSPIILESMVFPEPVIDVAVEPKSKDEQTKLELALMKLAEEDPTFKVHTDPETGQTIIAGMGELHLEIIVDRLLREFKIDANVGKPQVAYRETAGKAVQNVEGKFVRQTGGHGQYGHCVINMEPLPSGTGYQFENKIVGGVIPKEFIPSVDKGIQEALESGVIAGFPTEDIKVELIDGSYHEVDSSEAAFKIAGSMAIKEALRRSNPVLLEPVFSVEVVTPEQYMGDVMGNLSSRRGKIEGMEDRKNAKVIRAKVPLGEMFGYATDLRSATQGRAVYTMQFSAYEPVPKAVADEVASKSGKA